TAAACAAGGACTTAGTAAGTAATAAATCGAATAAAAAAGCAAACATAATAACGACCGATAAGCCTATATTTAATTTTGCTAAATCAGGTGTTGAAGATGTTAAAGTTGAAGACATTTTATATACTTTTGGCAGTATTAAAGACGAAGTTCAAGGCAACAAAGTTCAGTTATCTAGTCAGCAATTAAAAAACGGTTTTTGAACTAAAAGCATCCCGGCTAAGAATAAAGAATCAATAAACAATGAAAATGCTGATTTAAGAAAATTATGACTAGAATTGGTTGAGATATTTGAAAATTAAAATAATGCTAAAACTACACTAGCTCAAAAATTAGATGAATACATTAATCTGTTTAAACACAACAAATTGTATTTAACAATTTTGACCAATTGGATTAATTTACAGAATGATTCGGCTAATTTTATTGCTCAATCTCATGGCAGCACAATACACTATGATAAGAATAAAATTCACTTTGGTTATTTTGCTGAAAACTTTTTAACTAAAGAAGACGGATGAGAAAAATTTAAAGCATTTTGTTTGGCTTACACTGGTGATAAAACTAATATTCAAAATTATAATTATGCTAAATGAATAGTAAATGAGACTAAGACATTTTTAGCAATTTTGGATAAAAACAAAGATTTAGCTTTTAACCCTGTAAATGAGGGCTATACGCCGGATCTTAAGGAATTAGATTTTATAAAAAAAGCTCCAACCGATAAAATAAGAAACCTAAGAATTAAGCTCATTGCTGACGGTGGATTTTATTTAAATAAAGCTGATGAAAGCAAAAATGATTTAGACAAATTTAACGAATCTGAAAAGTTTGTTTATTCAGACTACACAGATTTGCACACTGAAAATATTAGTAAGTTTACTGACATAGTTAAAGCTAAGAGGCTTAGTTCGAAAGAAGAAGAATGAACTCTTGGATATTCATCATTTAAAACAACTGAGGCACTAGGGCCATGAGGATATTTTGCCTATCCAGCTAATTCACAAGGTCATACTAACTTTTTTACATATAACTATTCACTTGAAGGCATCACCAGCCAAGATTATTTTTCAAAAGTTATTTATGCAAATTCATTAGTTTACCGCCACAGAAGAGAAGAGTGAAAAGATCTAAAAGAATATGTTTTATCAACTATTCCTTATTTAATTTCAAAAAACTACACTGAAGAGCAAAAATTAAGATCACTTCATAACTTTATAACTTGAAAAATTAACTATGATGTAGAAGCCTTAAAAGAAGAAATTAGAACAGGCAATATTAACCTATCTATGCGTAATCCAGGAGTTTTGGCTAAGGTTAAAGAATATGAAGAAAAAATAAAGGGCGTATGTGAAACATACGCAAGATTACTAACGTTATACGGAATGTTTTTAAACATTGACATAGGCTATCAAACTGGCGATGTCTTTAGATACAAATATGATGAATCATCTGATAAATTTGTCAAATTAGAAGCAAAAGAGCCTCATGCATGAAATGTTTACCGTTCTAAAGATAATGGCAAACTTAGATATATTGATTTAACATGAGATGATGCTCAGGATGATGATTCTTATACAACAGTATTTAATAGCAGTAACATATTGCCTTTTACTTACACATACTTTAATAAGGAATGAGAAGAATTTTCAGCATTGCACTCTAACGTTAAAGGATCTTTTGTTTTAGAAAGCCCTATTATTTATAATAAAAGCAACCAAAAATTCACAATTAGATCAATTGATAAATATCAATATTTAGCAAGTGAATTTCATAAATTAGTTAAGAGTAAAGAAGGCTATATTGAGCCGCCTGCACTAAACAAAATTTATGATGAATCTAAACACTAAAATTGACTAATTAGCCTATAAAACAGACAAATAAAAAAACACACGCAACTAGTTGTCATGTGTTTTTTTATTTAAAATTTATCAATTTGGTCGATTCTGGCTTGGTGTCTGCCGCCTTCATATGCGGTGTTAATGTATTCATCAATCATAGCTTTTGCTTGTTCAATATTAACTTGTCTGCCGCCCATAACAAGCACATTAGCATTGTTGTGTAATTTTGCAAGATTAGCATCCTCAACTGAAGTTACTCTAGCAGCCCTTATTCCATTGTGTCTGTTTAGTGCATATGAAATACCTAAACCCGTGCCACACAAACCAATTCCAAATGAAACATCTTTATTATCCAATAAATAATTAGCTAATTTATGTCCTTGTTCAGCATATGATATAGATTTTGAACTATCTTCAGGTCCTAAATCTACTGTTTCATATCCTAGATTGCTTACATAGTCTTTTATTTCATTTTTTAAATCACAACCACCGTGATCACTGGCTAAAACTACTTTACCTTTTTTCATTTTTAAGCTCCTATATTTGTATAAAAAATTTTACAACAAAAAAGAATAATAAATAGAGCATGAGCTTTAGCACATACATCAGTGGGAAAAATCATGTGTTTTTCCCAAATTTTTCCACTTTTTAAAAAAGTTATTATTTAGCTACATTTTAAGATATGAGAATAAGTAAGCAAGATGATCAACGAGACTGTGGTTTGCATGTCTTAAGCTATCTAATAAATTATTATCATCATAAAGAGGTTGATATAAATTATTTAAAAATTAATTGTTCTTATGGCAAAGATGGCATAAGTTTGTTTAATTTAAAAAGCATTGCTAGCGAAAATGGACTTAAATTAGATTCGTATTCTGGCGAGTTTGATGCTCTAACATCGCTAAATAAGCAAGACTTGCCACTTATATTGCTTTTGAACAGAAATGGCTATAGCCATTATGTTGTGCTTTTAAAAATTAAGGGCAGCAAGTTTTATATTCAGGATCCAGAATTAGGAAAACTAGTCAAAATGGATGAAAAAGTGCTCAAAGAGCAGTATGCAAATGTAATAGCTCTAGTTTCGCCATTAAAACTGTCAAAAGAAAAAGGCAAGTTTGTCATCGATAACAGAATAAAAAGCCTAATTTCAAACAGAGAATATGCATATCCACTATTAATTTCAACATTTATTAACTTATTACTATCATTCTCTTCATCATTTTTCATAAAAATTGTTTTTGATTTTATACTTCCAAATTTTCTAAATAAGACAATTATTGTTGTGTTTACACTCTTTGTGTGATTATGTATTCTAAAGGCTATAAATCAGTACTTTAAGTCATATATAGTTAATAAGATTACTAACAAAATCTACATAAAACTAAACACTGAGTTTTTTTCAAAATTGAAAAAAACTTCAATTAATAATTTATACAAACTAAATAATTCTGAATATTTTAAAAGAGCTGCATATATTTAATATATCAGTGAGTTCCAAGCTAATTTTGCATACACATTTATAAGTGAAATTCTTAGTTTAGTTCTATCTGGCTTGCTGCTTATATGGCTTAATTATTTATTATTTGCTCTTGTTGCTTGTTTGATCACACTTGTTATTATTGCTAACTACATTTATCAAAGTAGACTAGAAAGCTTGCATAATTATTCAATTGATGCAGTATCTAAAAAAATTCAAGCTGATATTGATTACATTAATTCAAAAGATAATTTTAGTGATCAAAGTTATTTTGAAAACTTATGACTTACTCAATACAAAAAGACTATTAACCAAAAGCAAATTGACGAAAAAATCTATAAAACAGGGTCAGGCAACAATTTGTTCAACAGTATTTTTATAGGCAACATATCAAACATAATAATTTTTGCTTCTACTTTTTTGATTATTAAAAACAAGCTAACTAACGGAGATATGATGATGTTTTTGACTAGTGTTAGTTTCTTTATTAATCCATTGTTATCCATTTCAAGCTTGTTGTCATCAAATTCAATAATTAAAAAATATGTTAACCAGATAAATTTTGTTTTTAATTTACCTCATAAAGATGTTATAGATAAAGGTCTTATTATCAATAAGGTTGAAAACATTGAACTAAAAGGTATTAAATTTGGCTATGAAGAAGGAATAAATATTTTAGATTTTGAAAATATAAAAATAGACCAGAACACTTGTTTTAAAGGAACAAATGGTTCAGGAAAGAGTACATTATTAAAACTTATAAAAGGCGATTTTGACAATTATATGGGTCTGTATTTAATAAATGGAATTAACCAAAAGCAAATAAATTTTGAAGACTTGCTAAGTAATACGATCTATATATCAAGTGATATATTCATTCCTAATGTAAAGGTAATTGATTTCATTATTGATAACAACAAGGAAAAAGCAGATGTTCTTAATCAAAATATTGAAAAATATGGACTGATAAGCGTGATAAACAAAGCAAATATAAATATGAATATAGAAATTAATAATAATGCCTCAAATTTATCTAGTGGACAAAAACAAATCATATTGCTATTAAGGCTTCTTACCAGGAAATACAAAATTGTTATGCTTGATGAAGCTTTTGAAAATATAAGCGTTGACAATTCAGCTGAGCTAAAAAAGCAATAAAAGATTATCAAAAAGATGCACTTTTTCTTGAAATCAGTCATAGTAATAATTTTGTACACAATTCAAAGGAAATAAGACTCAATGAAATTAACAACTATATCTAAATGAATATGATTTTGACTTGCACTAGTTTTTGTAGCTTCAGTAATATTGCTAATTTTCATATTTAACTATAAAATAGAGAAAACGGAAAAAATCAACCTATATATAGATGAGAAAAATAGAATGCATTTATTAGGCAATAATAAATTATTTTATTCACTAAAACAAGGGCAAAAAATAATTTTAAAAATTAATGAAAAAGCTTACGACATTAATGTATTAACTATAAAAATTTTGAAAAATAGTGCACAAATAGATTTTACTAGCTATGATGATAATCTTAGATCGCTTTTAAGAAAGGATATCAATATCGACGGTGTAATTCATTTAGGGGAAACAACACTATTTAATCTTCTATTCAAGCAATAAAAAATGAATTTAATATAATAATAGTTATGGTTATTGTTAATATCAACATTGAAAACGGCAGTTCTTTCAATTTTAAAGCTGAATATGAACAAATTTTAAGCAATTTGCAAACATATTTTAAGCTAGAGGACAAGGAAATATCGGTTGATGTTTCCATTGTGAACAACAGAAAAATCAAAAAACTTAATAAAGAATACAGACAAAAAGACTATGCAACTGACATTTTATCCTTTGATTTTGGCGACAAAAGTCTTTATAAAAGTATGCCTTTTTTACCCTTAGGCGAGCTTGTAATTAGTCACGAAAAGGTGGAAGAGCAAGCAAAGGAATTTGGTCATTCATTGCGCAGAGAATATTGTTATTTGTATGCTCATGGACTAATTCACTTAATGGGATATGATCATGAAGTTGAAAATGAAAGAATTGAAA
This sequence is a window from Mycoplasmopsis agalactiae PG2. Protein-coding genes within it:
- a CDS encoding RpiB/LacA/LacB family sugar-phosphate isomerase, which codes for MKKGKVVLASDHGGCDLKNEIKDYVSNLGYETVDLGPEDSSKSISYAEQGHKLANYLLDNKDVSFGIGLCGTGLGISYALNRHNGIRAARVTSVEDANLAKLHNNANVLVMGGRQVNIEQAKAMIDEYINTAYEGGRHQARIDQIDKF
- a CDS encoding MAG1140 family protein produces the protein MKLTTISKWIWFWLALVFVASVILLIFIFNYKIEKTEKINLYIDEKNRMHLLGNNKLFYSLKQGQKIILKINEKAYDINVLTIKILKNSAQIDFTSYDDNLRSLLRKDINIDGVIHLGETTLFNLLFKQ
- the ybeY gene encoding rRNA maturation RNase YbeY; protein product: MVIVNINIENGSSFNFKAEYEQILSNLQTYFKLEDKEISVDVSIVNNRKIKKLNKEYRQKDYATDILSFDFGDKSLYKSMPFLPLGELVISHEKVEEQAKEFGHSLRREYCYLYAHGLIHLMGYDHEVENERIEMNKIVDAIFNPLNITREE